A stretch of the Dichotomicrobium thermohalophilum genome encodes the following:
- a CDS encoding F0F1 ATP synthase subunit B, translated as MTKDAAANHRRLRRFITRTQASGSSARHGGVMPQLDFADYAPQLVWLVITFGIMYLLMARVALPRIATVIEERRDRIANDLAQAEQLRRETDEAIAAYEKALADAKARANAIAQETRDRLNEELAQERQQKEAEINERLERAEQEIAKTKEQALAHVEEIARDTTAALVEQLLGEKVSDQALESAVSRATSKHGVA; from the coding sequence CTGACAAAGGATGCGGCGGCGAACCATCGGCGGTTGCGCCGCTTCATCACTCGCACGCAAGCATCCGGAAGTTCCGCCCGGCACGGAGGTGTCATGCCGCAGCTTGATTTCGCCGATTACGCGCCGCAACTCGTCTGGCTGGTCATCACGTTCGGCATCATGTACCTGCTGATGGCGCGCGTGGCGCTGCCGCGTATCGCGACCGTGATCGAGGAGCGCCGCGACCGGATCGCCAACGATCTGGCGCAGGCGGAGCAACTCCGTCGGGAGACGGACGAGGCCATCGCCGCCTATGAAAAGGCATTGGCCGACGCCAAGGCGCGGGCAAACGCTATTGCCCAGGAAACCCGCGATCGGCTGAACGAAGAACTGGCGCAGGAACGCCAGCAAAAGGAAGCCGAGATCAATGAGCGGCTGGAGCGGGCCGAGCAGGAGATCGCCAAGACCAAGGAGCAGGCGCTCGCGCATGTCGAGGAGATCGCCCGCGACACAACCGCGGCCCTGGTCGAGCAGCTTCTCGGCGAAAAGGTCAGTGATCAGGCGCTCGAATCGGCCGTCTCCCGCGCCACCAGCAAGCATGGAGTGGCCTGA
- a CDS encoding AtpZ/AtpI family protein, which yields MAPSDSGDDKSGEDGSSTESIRRRLDKLGHELDEVEKRHQPQEHETGARSGALGYAFRLGAEMVVAIVVSGVIGWALDSWLETSPAFLIIFLLLGTGAGILGAVRSARRMQQDYSGDKS from the coding sequence ATGGCCCCCTCCGATTCTGGTGACGACAAGAGCGGCGAGGACGGGTCCTCGACGGAGTCGATCCGCAGGCGGCTGGACAAGCTCGGCCACGAACTCGACGAGGTCGAAAAACGTCATCAGCCGCAGGAGCATGAGACAGGTGCGCGTAGCGGGGCACTCGGCTATGCGTTCCGGCTCGGCGCGGAGATGGTGGTCGCCATCGTTGTCAGCGGCGTGATCGGGTGGGCGCTCGACTCCTGGCTGGAGACCTCCCCGGCGTTCCTGATCATATTCCTGCTGCTGGGCACCGGCGCCGGCATTCTGGGTGCAGTGCGGTCGGCGCGACGAATGCAGCAAGACTACAGCGGCGACAAGAGTTAA
- the gcvH gene encoding glycine cleavage system protein GcvH has protein sequence MTDIRYTKEHEYIRVDGDTGTVGISNHAQEQLGEVVFVELPEIGKQVAQNDELAVVESVKAASEVYAPVSGEVTEVNTALPDSPEKVNADPEGEAWFVKLKIADKGELDTLMSADEYKSYLETLD, from the coding sequence ATGACCGACATCAGATACACGAAAGAACACGAATACATCCGCGTCGATGGCGATACCGGAACCGTCGGCATCTCGAATCACGCGCAGGAGCAGCTTGGCGAGGTGGTGTTCGTCGAACTCCCCGAGATCGGCAAGCAGGTCGCGCAGAATGACGAGCTTGCCGTGGTGGAATCGGTCAAGGCGGCAAGCGAAGTTTACGCGCCCGTCTCCGGTGAAGTCACGGAGGTCAACACGGCGCTCCCCGACAGCCCGGAGAAGGTCAACGCCGATCCGGAGGGCGAGGCCTGGTTCGTCAAGCTGAAGATCGCCGACAAGGGCGAACTCGACACGCTGATGAGCGCCGACGAATACAAGAGCTATCTGGAGACCCTGGACTGA
- the gcvPB gene encoding aminomethyl-transferring glycine dehydrogenase subunit GcvPB gives MTKAANDIRPATFTGNRALQIEEPLIFETGAPDRSGVDITVPEGENRLGGLERRSEIGLPGLSEPETVRHYVRLSRNNYAIDTGIFPLGSCTMKHNPRANEKSARLPGFADIHPLQPQNTVPGAIELMETLSHWLLTLTGMEAVALSPKAGAHGELCGMMGIKAAHEASGENAQRRIVIVPDSAHGTNPATAALLGYEVRPVEVREDGTVSPDAVRAIVGPDTAAMMLTNPNTCGLFEPDIIEIAEILHEAGAYLYCDGANFNAIAAKVRPGDLGIDAMHLNLHKTFSTPHGGGGPGSGPVIFSKAIAPFAPLPRVVAGQDGAALAEFADDVPGEQPFGRLTAFHGQMGMFVRAMAYMMAQGADGMRQASEDAVLNANYIRARLRDVFSQPYGDRICMHEVLFDDHFLKDTGVTTLDLAKALIDEGFHPMTVYFPLVAHGAMLVEPTESESKHSLDQFIDAMRALAKAALAGETERFTEAPRFAPRRRLDEVKAARHPVLRWEPPQQAKAAE, from the coding sequence ATGACCAAAGCTGCGAACGATATTCGCCCGGCGACGTTCACCGGCAACCGCGCACTCCAGATTGAGGAGCCGTTGATCTTCGAGACCGGCGCGCCGGACCGCTCCGGCGTGGACATCACCGTGCCGGAAGGCGAGAACCGGCTCGGCGGCCTGGAGCGGCGCAGCGAAATTGGCCTTCCGGGCCTGAGCGAGCCGGAGACCGTGCGCCATTATGTGCGGCTGAGCCGGAACAACTACGCCATCGACACCGGTATCTTCCCGCTCGGCTCCTGCACGATGAAGCATAATCCGCGCGCCAATGAGAAGTCCGCGCGGCTGCCCGGCTTTGCGGACATCCACCCGCTGCAACCGCAGAACACCGTGCCCGGCGCCATCGAGCTGATGGAGACGCTGTCGCATTGGCTGCTGACGCTGACCGGCATGGAGGCCGTCGCCCTCTCGCCCAAGGCGGGCGCGCATGGCGAGCTCTGCGGCATGATGGGCATCAAGGCCGCACATGAGGCGAGTGGGGAGAACGCACAGCGGCGCATTGTCATCGTGCCGGACAGCGCGCACGGCACCAATCCGGCGACGGCCGCGCTGCTGGGCTATGAGGTGCGCCCGGTCGAGGTGCGCGAGGACGGCACGGTCAGCCCGGATGCGGTGCGCGCGATTGTCGGGCCGGACACCGCCGCGATGATGCTGACCAACCCGAACACCTGCGGGCTGTTCGAGCCGGATATCATCGAGATCGCCGAGATTCTGCACGAGGCGGGCGCCTATCTCTACTGCGACGGCGCGAACTTCAACGCGATTGCCGCCAAGGTACGTCCGGGCGATCTCGGCATCGACGCGATGCATCTGAACCTGCACAAGACATTCTCGACGCCGCATGGCGGTGGTGGGCCGGGCTCCGGGCCGGTGATCTTCTCGAAGGCAATCGCGCCGTTCGCGCCGTTGCCGCGCGTTGTGGCGGGCCAGGACGGCGCAGCGCTTGCGGAGTTTGCAGACGATGTCCCCGGCGAGCAGCCCTTCGGGCGGCTGACCGCCTTCCACGGCCAGATGGGCATGTTCGTGCGCGCGATGGCGTACATGATGGCGCAGGGCGCGGACGGTATGCGCCAGGCCTCGGAGGATGCCGTACTGAACGCGAACTATATCCGCGCGCGGCTGCGTGATGTGTTCAGCCAGCCCTATGGCGATCGCATCTGTATGCACGAGGTCCTGTTCGACGACCATTTCCTGAAGGACACGGGCGTGACCACCCTCGATCTCGCCAAGGCGCTGATCGACGAGGGCTTCCACCCGATGACGGTCTACTTCCCGCTGGTGGCGCATGGCGCAATGCTGGTGGAGCCGACCGAGAGCGAGTCGAAGCACAGCCTCGATCAGTTCATCGACGCCATGCGCGCGCTCGCCAAGGCGGCGCTTGCGGGCGAGACCGAGCGGTTCACGGAGGCTCCCCGCTTTGCGCCGCGCCGTCGGCTGGACGAGGTCAAGGCCGCGCGGCATCCGGTGCTGAGGTGGGAGCCACCGCAGCAGGCCAAAGCCGCGGAGTAG
- the atpF gene encoding F0F1 ATP synthase subunit B produces the protein MDTTFWVAVSFVLFIALLVYFAVPRKIISALDKRAESIQQELAEARRLREEAQSILADYQRKQRDAEQEANDIIAQAEREAQAYAQETRKQFEDMLNRRVQMADEKIARAEAQAVAEVRSRAVDASVEAAEQIIAEKLDEDKARALVQQSVEQLKKHGGAH, from the coding sequence ATGGACACGACATTCTGGGTTGCGGTTTCCTTCGTCCTGTTCATCGCGCTACTGGTCTATTTCGCGGTCCCGCGAAAGATCATTTCTGCGCTCGACAAGCGCGCGGAGAGCATCCAGCAGGAACTGGCCGAAGCGCGGCGTCTGCGCGAGGAAGCGCAGTCGATCCTGGCGGATTACCAACGCAAGCAGCGCGACGCTGAACAAGAAGCCAACGACATCATCGCCCAGGCCGAGCGCGAAGCACAGGCCTACGCGCAGGAGACGCGCAAGCAGTTCGAGGACATGCTGAACCGCCGCGTTCAAATGGCTGACGAGAAGATCGCCCGCGCGGAGGCGCAGGCCGTGGCCGAAGTGCGCAGCCGCGCGGTGGATGCCTCGGTCGAGGCCGCCGAGCAGATCATTGCCGAGAAGCTCGATGAAGATAAGGCCCGTGCCCTAGTTCAGCAGAGCGTCGAGCAGCTCAAGAAGCACGGGGGCGCACACTAA
- a CDS encoding F0F1 ATP synthase subunit C yields MEVEAAKLIGAGIACIALVGAGLGIGNIFGNYLAGALRNPSAAPGQFPNLLLGFALAEATGLFGLLVALIILFVF; encoded by the coding sequence ATGGAAGTAGAAGCAGCCAAGCTCATCGGCGCGGGCATCGCCTGCATCGCGCTGGTCGGCGCCGGTCTCGGCATCGGCAACATTTTCGGCAACTACCTCGCCGGCGCCCTGCGCAACCCGTCGGCCGCCCCGGGGCAGTTCCCGAACCTGCTGCTCGGCTTCGCACTGGCGGAAGCGACCGGCCTGTTCGGCCTGCTGGTGGCGCTGATCATCCTGTTCGTGTTCTAG
- the gcvT gene encoding glycine cleavage system aminomethyltransferase GcvT, translating to MSDAQQPPADTQLKRTPLHGLHVELGAKMVPFSGYEMPLNYPTGIIAEHKHTRSQASLFDVSHMGQALLSHGSDVSAVMERLVPGDISGLKPGRMRYTQLTNADGGIIDDLMVSKVGEMDGRDWLYFVINAARKEVDLSHIATHTEDARLEPLESQALIAVQGPAAAQALSKHFPGCEAMRFMSFRAVATTPYGKVWISRSGYTGEDGFEVSLAADQAEAFARALLEDETVKPAGLGARDTLRLEAGLCLYGHDIDETTSPVEADLAWSIGKRRRVEGGFPGADRILGELRDGPSRLRVGMTPQGRATPREGTEIFDAEGERIGVVTSGAFSPTLGHPIAMGYVAADEATTGTPVTFQIRGKANPGQVVDLPFVAHRYATKAKATS from the coding sequence ATGTCAGATGCACAGCAGCCCCCGGCCGATACGCAACTGAAACGCACGCCGCTCCACGGCCTCCACGTTGAGCTCGGGGCCAAGATGGTACCGTTCAGTGGCTATGAGATGCCGCTGAACTACCCGACGGGCATCATCGCCGAGCACAAACACACGCGCAGCCAGGCCTCCCTGTTCGACGTCTCCCATATGGGCCAGGCGCTGCTCTCGCACGGGTCGGACGTCAGCGCCGTGATGGAGCGCCTCGTGCCCGGCGACATCTCGGGGCTGAAGCCGGGGCGGATGCGCTATACCCAGCTCACCAACGCTGACGGCGGGATAATCGACGATCTGATGGTCTCGAAGGTTGGCGAGATGGACGGGCGCGACTGGCTCTATTTCGTCATCAATGCCGCGCGCAAGGAAGTGGATCTGTCTCATATTGCCACGCACACTGAAGATGCGCGGCTGGAGCCGCTGGAGTCGCAGGCGCTTATCGCGGTGCAGGGGCCGGCGGCGGCGCAGGCGCTGTCGAAGCACTTCCCCGGATGCGAGGCCATGCGCTTCATGTCCTTCCGCGCGGTGGCGACGACGCCTTACGGAAAGGTGTGGATTTCCCGTTCCGGCTACACAGGCGAAGATGGCTTCGAGGTTTCGCTGGCCGCCGACCAGGCCGAAGCTTTCGCCCGCGCCCTTTTGGAGGACGAGACCGTCAAGCCGGCAGGGCTTGGCGCGCGCGATACGCTGCGTCTGGAAGCGGGACTGTGCCTCTACGGCCATGATATCGACGAGACGACCTCGCCGGTCGAAGCCGACCTTGCCTGGTCGATCGGAAAGCGCCGCCGCGTCGAGGGCGGCTTTCCGGGGGCTGACCGCATCCTGGGCGAACTCCGCGATGGCCCCTCCCGCCTGCGCGTCGGGATGACACCCCAAGGCCGCGCCACGCCGCGCGAGGGCACGGAAATCTTCGATGCCGAGGGTGAGCGCATCGGTGTTGTGACGAGCGGGGCCTTCAGCCCGACGCTCGGCCATCCGATCGCCATGGGCTATGTCGCCGCCGACGAGGCAACGACCGGCACGCCCGTGACCTTCCAGATCCGCGGCAAGGCCAACCCCGGCCAAGTCGTCGACCTGCCTTTCGTCGCCCATCGCTACGCCACCAAGGCGAAAGCGACTTCCTGA
- a CDS encoding F0F1 ATP synthase subunit A, giving the protein MHQFEIKRFVELNFFGLDASFTNSSLMMVIGVTLVSVFLIGSMRGRALVPDRMQSMAELSYEFVANMVRENAGSEGMKFFPFIFTLFFYILAMNMLGMFPYAFTVTSHIIVTVALALVVFIGVTVIGIIKNGTKFIGLFVPSGVPIWLLPLLVPIEILSYLVRPFSLSVRLFANMMAGHTMLKVFAGFVIAMGAVGGWAPLLFMVAFTGLEILVAFLQAFVFAVLSCIYLNDALHPHH; this is encoded by the coding sequence ATGCACCAGTTTGAAATCAAGCGATTCGTCGAATTGAACTTCTTCGGCCTTGATGCCTCCTTCACCAACTCGTCGCTGATGATGGTGATCGGCGTCACGCTGGTCAGCGTGTTTCTGATCGGCAGCATGCGCGGCCGCGCACTGGTGCCGGACCGGATGCAGTCGATGGCCGAACTGTCCTACGAGTTCGTGGCCAACATGGTCCGCGAGAACGCGGGCAGCGAGGGAATGAAGTTCTTCCCGTTCATCTTCACGCTGTTCTTCTACATTCTCGCGATGAACATGCTCGGCATGTTCCCCTACGCCTTCACGGTCACCAGCCACATCATCGTCACGGTAGCGCTTGCGCTTGTGGTTTTTATCGGCGTGACTGTTATCGGCATCATCAAGAACGGAACGAAGTTCATCGGCCTCTTCGTCCCCTCTGGCGTGCCGATCTGGCTGCTACCGCTGTTGGTGCCGATCGAGATTCTGTCCTATCTCGTGCGCCCGTTCAGCCTCTCCGTGCGTCTTTTCGCGAACATGATGGCGGGCCACACCATGCTTAAGGTGTTTGCCGGCTTCGTCATCGCCATGGGCGCTGTCGGGGGCTGGGCGCCGCTGCTGTTCATGGTGGCGTTCACCGGTCTCGAGATCCTCGTGGCCTTCCTGCAAGCCTTCGTCTTTGCGGTGCTGAGCTGCATCTATCTCAACGACGCGCTCCACCCGCATCACTGA
- the gcvPA gene encoding aminomethyl-transferring glycine dehydrogenase subunit GcvPA: protein MRLLPHTDADRAAMLAAIGVREIDDLFADVPEAARLKELPDLPRHASEIELERAMQRMADKNVAASSVPFFVGCGAYNHHVPATVDHLIQRSEFMTAYTPYQPEVAQGTLQYLFEFQTQVAMLTGMDVANASMYDGSTAASEAVLMAQRVTKRPKAVISTGLHPHYRAVIETFGHFSEHESVAVEDDEIAEALDDKTACVIVQTPDVFGRVHDLRKLADKVHEAGALLIVAVTEVLSLGALTPPGEMGADIVVAEGQSIGNGLNFGGPYLGLFATRQKYVRQMPGRLAGETTDEDGKRGFVLTLATREQHIRRDRATSNICTNSGLCALAFTIHLTLMGESGLRDLALANHRTAVALADDLAQVSGVKVLTDQFFNEFTIQVPGDGAQVIDKLADKGVLGGVPAARLWPDRPDLADRIIVAATETTTPEDRAAYVAALKEVLA from the coding sequence ATGCGTCTGTTACCCCACACCGATGCCGACCGCGCTGCGATGCTGGCCGCGATCGGCGTGCGCGAGATTGACGACCTTTTCGCCGATGTGCCCGAGGCGGCGCGTCTGAAGGAGCTGCCCGACTTGCCGCGCCACGCCAGCGAGATCGAGCTTGAGCGCGCGATGCAGCGCATGGCGGACAAGAACGTTGCGGCCAGTTCCGTGCCCTTCTTTGTCGGCTGCGGCGCGTACAACCACCACGTCCCCGCAACGGTGGATCATCTGATCCAGCGCTCCGAGTTCATGACCGCCTACACGCCTTACCAGCCGGAGGTCGCGCAGGGTACGCTGCAGTACCTGTTCGAGTTCCAGACACAGGTCGCGATGCTCACCGGCATGGATGTTGCCAATGCCTCGATGTATGACGGCTCGACCGCGGCGTCAGAAGCAGTGCTGATGGCCCAGCGCGTCACCAAGCGCCCGAAGGCCGTGATCAGCACGGGGCTGCATCCGCATTACCGTGCGGTGATCGAAACCTTCGGCCATTTCTCCGAGCACGAGAGCGTCGCGGTCGAGGACGACGAAATCGCCGAAGCGCTCGATGACAAGACGGCCTGCGTGATCGTCCAGACGCCCGACGTGTTCGGCCGGGTGCACGATCTGCGCAAGCTGGCCGACAAGGTTCACGAGGCCGGAGCGCTGCTGATTGTGGCTGTCACCGAGGTGCTGTCGCTCGGCGCGCTGACCCCGCCGGGTGAAATGGGCGCTGATATCGTGGTTGCCGAAGGCCAGTCCATCGGCAACGGGCTGAATTTCGGCGGTCCCTATCTCGGCCTGTTCGCCACACGGCAGAAGTATGTGCGCCAGATGCCCGGCCGCCTTGCGGGCGAGACCACGGATGAGGACGGCAAGCGGGGGTTTGTGCTGACGCTGGCGACGCGAGAGCAGCACATTCGCCGCGACCGTGCGACCAGCAATATCTGCACGAACTCCGGCCTGTGCGCGCTGGCCTTCACGATCCACCTGACGCTGATGGGCGAAAGCGGGCTGCGCGACCTGGCGCTGGCCAATCACCGCACGGCGGTGGCGCTGGCCGACGATCTGGCGCAGGTGTCCGGGGTCAAGGTGCTGACCGATCAGTTCTTCAATGAATTCACCATCCAGGTGCCGGGTGACGGCGCTCAAGTGATCGACAAGCTGGCCGACAAGGGCGTGCTGGGCGGGGTGCCCGCGGCGCGTCTGTGGCCGGACCGGCCCGATCTCGCCGATCGCATCATCGTCGCCGCGACCGAAACGACGACGCCCGAGGATCGCGCGGCCTATGTTGCCGCCCTGAAGGAGGTATTGGCATGA